A section of the Roseivirga sp. BDSF3-8 genome encodes:
- the gyrB gene encoding DNA topoisomerase (ATP-hydrolyzing) subunit B — protein sequence MSEEKKTNAGDYSAGNITVLEGLEAVRKRPAMYIGDVQVKGLHHMVWEVVDNSIDEAMAGYCDRIDVTVHEDNSITVEDNGRGIPTDIHPKEKKSALEVVMTVLHAGGKFDKDTYKVSGGLHGVGVSCVNALSTDLKATVHRNGKVFQQEYKQGIPQYDVKEIGTTEKHGTIVHFVPDNSIFTITEYSYTTIATRLRELSFLNAGIRLTLTDLREKDDDGNIQHEEFFSEGGLVEFVTYLDAGREKMLPTPIYMEGEKAGVPVQVSMTYNTSYTENVVSYVNNINTIEGGTHVSGFRRSLTRTLKNYADRNGLLDKVKVDITGDDFREGLTAIISVKVAEPQFEGQTKTKLGNSDVMGAVEGCVNEILNNYLEEHPKEAKAIVGKVVVAAQARHAARKAREMVQRKNVMGGAGLPGKLADCSEKDPAVSEIYLVEGDSAGGSAKQGRDRRFQAILPLRGKILNVEKAQEHKIYDNEEIKNMITALGVSFGKEDDEKALNLDKLRYHKIVIMTDADVDGSHIRTLILTFFFRYMRELIEQGYLYIALPPLYLLRRGKDERYIWSEADRERAVMEMAKDGKEDSVNVQRYKGLGEMNPEQLWTTTMDPENRSLKQVTIESAAEADHLFSMLMGDEVAPRREFIEKNAKYAKLDI from the coding sequence ATGAGCGAAGAAAAAAAGACCAACGCAGGAGATTATTCAGCCGGTAATATTACTGTACTTGAAGGACTGGAAGCCGTACGTAAGCGGCCTGCCATGTACATTGGTGATGTACAGGTAAAAGGACTTCATCACATGGTTTGGGAGGTAGTGGATAACTCTATCGACGAAGCCATGGCCGGATACTGCGACAGGATCGATGTGACCGTTCATGAGGACAATAGTATTACTGTAGAGGATAATGGTCGCGGTATTCCAACTGACATTCACCCAAAAGAAAAGAAATCAGCCCTCGAGGTCGTTATGACCGTGCTTCATGCAGGGGGTAAATTTGATAAAGACACTTACAAAGTATCCGGTGGATTGCATGGGGTAGGGGTAAGTTGTGTGAATGCACTGTCCACCGACCTTAAGGCTACCGTTCATCGTAACGGCAAAGTTTTCCAGCAGGAGTACAAGCAGGGAATTCCTCAATACGACGTGAAAGAAATAGGTACTACTGAAAAGCATGGTACCATTGTACACTTCGTGCCTGATAATTCGATCTTTACTATCACTGAATATAGTTATACCACCATTGCTACAAGGTTGCGTGAGCTGTCCTTTCTGAATGCAGGTATCAGGCTTACACTGACCGATCTTAGGGAAAAGGACGATGATGGCAACATACAGCACGAAGAGTTTTTCAGTGAAGGCGGCCTGGTAGAGTTCGTAACTTACCTTGATGCAGGCCGTGAAAAGATGCTTCCCACGCCGATCTACATGGAGGGTGAAAAGGCAGGTGTACCTGTGCAGGTATCAATGACCTACAATACCTCTTATACAGAGAATGTGGTGTCATATGTAAACAACATTAATACTATCGAGGGTGGTACTCACGTGTCCGGTTTCAGGCGTTCGCTCACCCGCACGCTAAAAAATTATGCTGACCGTAATGGCCTACTCGATAAGGTGAAAGTTGATATCACCGGTGATGACTTCCGTGAGGGATTAACGGCAATTATTTCAGTAAAGGTAGCTGAGCCCCAATTCGAAGGTCAGACCAAAACCAAACTTGGAAACAGCGATGTAATGGGTGCCGTGGAAGGGTGTGTTAATGAGATACTCAATAACTATCTTGAAGAGCATCCCAAGGAAGCTAAAGCCATTGTAGGAAAGGTAGTAGTGGCTGCCCAGGCCCGTCATGCAGCTCGAAAGGCCCGTGAGATGGTTCAGCGTAAAAACGTTATGGGCGGAGCGGGTCTTCCTGGTAAACTGGCCGACTGCTCTGAGAAGGACCCGGCAGTTAGCGAAATATATTTGGTGGAGGGTGACTCTGCCGGTGGCTCTGCCAAACAAGGTAGAGATCGTCGCTTCCAGGCCATTCTGCCTCTGAGGGGTAAGATCCTGAATGTAGAAAAGGCGCAGGAGCATAAAATTTACGACAACGAGGAGATCAAAAATATGATTACGGCCCTCGGCGTTTCATTTGGTAAAGAGGATGATGAAAAAGCTCTCAACCTTGATAAACTTCGCTATCATAAAATCGTAATTATGACGGATGCGGACGTGGATGGAAGCCATATCCGTACGCTTATTCTTACGTTCTTCTTCAGATACATGCGTGAATTAATTGAGCAAGGCTACTTGTATATTGCTCTTCCTCCTCTTTACCTACTCAGAAGGGGTAAGGATGAACGCTACATTTGGAGTGAAGCCGATCGTGAACGTGCGGTAATGGAAATGGCTAAGGACGGCAAAGAAGATTCTGTGAATGTACAGCGTTATAAAGGTCTGGGTGAGATGAATCCTGAGCAGCTATGGACTACTACCATGGATCCGGAAAACCGAAGCCTGAAGCAAGTAACTATTGAGTCAGCTGCCGAAGCTGACCACCTCTTCAGCATGCTTATGGGGGATGAAGTTGCCCCGCGCCGTGAGTTTATTGAAAAAAATGCCAAATACGCCAAACTTGATATTTGA
- a CDS encoding CoA-binding protein gives MKKTVVLGATPNPARFAYRASHMLTEYGHEIVPVGIKKGEVAGKDILNLREEPGVEGVDTVTLYIGPHNQAEWYDYIFSLSPKRIIFNPGTENFELIKKAEEKGIQTVEGCTLVMLRVGTY, from the coding sequence ATGAAAAAAACCGTCGTATTAGGTGCTACCCCAAACCCTGCACGTTTTGCCTACCGGGCATCACATATGCTGACTGAATATGGGCATGAGATTGTGCCGGTAGGTATAAAAAAGGGGGAAGTAGCCGGGAAAGATATTCTTAATCTTCGTGAAGAACCCGGGGTTGAGGGTGTTGACACAGTAACACTATATATCGGACCACACAACCAGGCTGAGTGGTATGATTACATATTTTCACTTTCTCCCAAACGAATAATTTTTAACCCTGGAACAGAAAATTTTGAATTAATTAAGAAAGCAGAAGAGAAAGGCATCCAGACAGTTGAAGGGTGTACCCTTGTCATGTTACGAGTTGGCACTTACTGA
- a CDS encoding NAD(P)/FAD-dependent oxidoreductase, with translation MNKTLNIVLSPSEAFNPDQLEPAIKKKARVSPDESVQVRLLKRSIDARQKNIKVNIQALISDESLPPRISYRRDYPDVSKAPEAIIVGAGPAGMFAALRLIELGIKPVLLERGKDVRARRRDLAAINKKHIVNPNSNYCFGEGGAGTYSDGKLYTRSKKRGDVQRILEILVAHGAREEILIDAHPHIGTNKLPRIVADLRESILEAGGEVRFNARVTDLVLSSGSVSGVILAGGEKISGVGVILATGHSARDIFDMLQRQEVEIEAKPFALGVRVEHNQELIDSIQYHTPDRGPWLPASSYSLVQQVSHDRIERGVFSFCMCPGGFIVPAATAPGEIVVNGMSPSRRDSKYANSGIVVAVHPEDLPDYQKFGKLSALRFQQDVEQKAFIAGGSTQVAPAQRLVDFTHGKVSASLPDTSYQPGLASTDLNEVLPGLIAKRLASGFQSFGRKMRGYFTNEAQIVGVESRTSSPVQIPRDRQTFEHTRISRLYPCGEGAGYAGGIVSAAMDGERCAEKLAAKYGKSI, from the coding sequence GTGAATAAAACTCTGAATATTGTTCTAAGCCCCAGCGAAGCCTTCAACCCCGACCAGCTTGAGCCGGCTATCAAAAAGAAGGCCCGTGTTTCCCCGGATGAGTCTGTGCAGGTACGCTTACTTAAACGTAGCATAGATGCCCGGCAGAAAAACATCAAAGTAAATATTCAGGCGCTTATATCTGATGAAAGCCTGCCTCCCCGTATATCATACCGGAGAGATTATCCGGATGTGAGCAAGGCGCCGGAAGCCATTATAGTAGGAGCTGGCCCAGCAGGAATGTTCGCGGCCTTACGTTTGATAGAGTTAGGCATAAAGCCCGTATTATTGGAGCGGGGTAAGGATGTGCGTGCCAGAAGGAGGGACCTGGCTGCTATTAATAAAAAGCATATTGTTAATCCGAACAGTAATTACTGCTTTGGTGAAGGTGGTGCTGGCACATACAGTGATGGAAAGCTTTATACCCGTTCTAAGAAACGCGGCGATGTACAACGGATACTGGAGATACTGGTAGCTCACGGCGCTCGCGAGGAAATTCTTATCGATGCCCATCCTCATATAGGGACCAATAAGCTTCCCCGGATTGTAGCTGACCTTAGGGAAAGCATACTGGAAGCTGGTGGTGAGGTAAGGTTCAATGCGCGTGTCACTGATCTTGTCTTGAGCTCAGGTTCCGTATCCGGAGTGATACTGGCCGGCGGCGAAAAGATCAGTGGGGTAGGGGTGATACTTGCCACGGGGCACAGTGCGCGGGATATTTTTGATATGCTGCAACGGCAGGAGGTGGAGATAGAAGCTAAACCTTTTGCTCTTGGGGTACGGGTAGAGCATAATCAGGAATTGATAGATAGTATCCAGTACCATACACCGGACCGTGGTCCCTGGTTACCTGCCTCATCTTATTCATTGGTCCAGCAGGTTAGTCATGACCGTATAGAAAGAGGTGTATTTTCATTTTGCATGTGTCCCGGCGGCTTTATAGTGCCTGCGGCAACGGCTCCTGGTGAGATTGTCGTTAACGGTATGAGCCCCAGCAGGCGGGATAGTAAGTATGCTAATAGTGGTATAGTGGTTGCCGTACACCCTGAAGACCTCCCTGACTATCAGAAATTTGGTAAACTGTCGGCACTCCGGTTTCAGCAAGATGTAGAACAAAAGGCTTTCATAGCGGGGGGGAGTACTCAGGTGGCACCGGCTCAGCGTCTGGTTGACTTTACCCACGGAAAAGTATCCGCTAGTCTGCCGGATACCTCATACCAGCCAGGACTGGCAAGCACTGACCTTAATGAGGTGTTACCTGGCCTAATTGCCAAGAGGTTAGCTTCCGGCTTCCAATCATTTGGAAGAAAAATGAGGGGGTATTTTACCAATGAGGCTCAAATAGTTGGAGTTGAGAGCAGAACATCATCACCTGTCCAGATCCCGAGGGACCGGCAAACGTTCGAGCATACCCGTATATCCAGATTATACCCGTGCGGGGAAGGCGCAGGATACGCCGGAGGCATTGTTTCGGCTGCAATGGATGGTGAAAGATGTGCAGAAAAGCTGGCAGCCAAATACGGAAAATCTATTTAG
- a CDS encoding toxin-antitoxin system YwqK family antitoxin: MNSLVRLPLFFGLLTVAGVCYAQTKQKSEYFDARKQHLKATFYLHDDDGTVLHGPYTSYYFSGGKESEGMFVEGEPTGIWSYYWENGHLKMKGELKNQSNFGLWKYYYENGQPQKEGYIYDGLRQDEWKYYYESGGLKSNGKYLDNTRVGIWNYYYEDGFLKAQAFYENGVGTYREFYTSGKLKAEGLNRDGVSDSLWTFYYDEGTIKARGEYEDGVKTGTWSYYYPNGNPSAEGEYTKGEAEGKWTYYHENGVMSSEGMQADGLKEGFWKIYAETGKPMGEGLFVKGEGEYKEFYPSGKLKVKGRIVDETNQGRWEYYYEDGSLEGEVDYIDGEGWYTGYYPDGTRYMTGRIKDNKRVGTWELYSADGSLAGYYRPIYENDKPVFKLVESATENTGDNGPGYSRPEYRYRNRKLKYFTPRIGEFRGFVLAANPIATAFGDLPVYAEYYMQERLGYEAVLTLIRNPFFEGDATIDLNEVYTRGFSVTFRQKFYQQDRSIGMLYFGQGLRFVSQKHQVNTDPLSTGEGVRLLKAVERRGEYSLFIGDRIVKEAGNSGITIDIWAGLGLGYRYFNKQYDEGIGEDRLFDEISQSPFAIYPRLGINVGYIFNFKTK, translated from the coding sequence GTGAACTCTCTGGTACGTCTACCTCTTTTTTTCGGGCTGCTTACGGTAGCAGGAGTTTGCTATGCCCAAACGAAGCAGAAGAGTGAATATTTTGATGCGAGGAAGCAGCATTTAAAAGCTACTTTTTACTTGCATGATGACGATGGCACCGTTCTTCACGGGCCTTACACCAGTTATTATTTTTCCGGTGGCAAGGAAAGTGAAGGAATGTTTGTGGAGGGCGAACCCACAGGGATCTGGTCATACTATTGGGAAAATGGCCATCTGAAAATGAAAGGTGAGCTAAAAAACCAGAGTAATTTTGGTCTGTGGAAGTATTATTATGAAAATGGTCAGCCGCAGAAGGAGGGGTATATTTATGATGGGTTACGGCAGGACGAGTGGAAATATTACTACGAAAGTGGTGGCCTAAAAAGCAATGGAAAGTATCTCGATAATACGAGGGTTGGCATATGGAACTACTATTATGAGGACGGATTCCTTAAAGCACAGGCCTTTTATGAAAATGGTGTAGGTACCTATCGTGAGTTCTACACCAGTGGTAAGCTGAAGGCTGAAGGGCTTAACCGGGATGGGGTAAGTGATAGCCTTTGGACATTTTATTATGACGAAGGTACGATTAAGGCGCGAGGTGAATATGAAGATGGGGTAAAGACGGGTACGTGGAGCTATTATTATCCTAACGGCAACCCTAGTGCGGAAGGAGAATATACCAAAGGGGAGGCTGAAGGTAAATGGACCTACTACCACGAAAACGGTGTGATGAGCTCTGAAGGTATGCAGGCTGATGGACTTAAGGAAGGTTTCTGGAAAATATACGCTGAAACCGGTAAGCCTATGGGAGAGGGCCTTTTCGTGAAAGGAGAGGGGGAGTACAAGGAGTTTTATCCCAGTGGTAAGCTTAAGGTGAAAGGAAGGATAGTTGATGAAACTAACCAGGGGCGATGGGAATACTACTATGAGGACGGTAGCCTGGAAGGAGAGGTGGACTATATAGATGGTGAGGGGTGGTACACTGGTTACTATCCTGATGGTACGCGGTATATGACTGGCCGTATTAAAGACAATAAGCGGGTAGGTACATGGGAGCTGTATAGTGCAGACGGTAGCCTGGCGGGTTATTACAGGCCTATCTATGAAAATGATAAGCCTGTATTTAAGCTGGTAGAGAGTGCCACGGAGAATACGGGTGATAATGGGCCGGGGTATTCACGTCCTGAATACAGGTATCGTAACCGAAAGCTCAAATACTTTACTCCCCGAATAGGGGAATTCAGAGGTTTTGTACTTGCTGCAAACCCTATTGCCACGGCATTCGGAGATTTACCGGTATATGCCGAATATTACATGCAGGAGCGACTAGGGTACGAAGCTGTTCTCACTCTTATCAGAAATCCGTTTTTTGAAGGTGACGCAACTATTGACCTGAACGAAGTATACACACGTGGGTTCTCCGTTACTTTCAGGCAAAAATTCTATCAGCAGGACAGGAGCATTGGTATGCTATACTTCGGTCAAGGCCTTCGCTTCGTTTCCCAGAAGCATCAGGTAAATACCGATCCTCTTTCCACAGGTGAAGGTGTCAGGTTACTAAAAGCTGTGGAGCGCCGTGGGGAGTATAGTTTGTTTATAGGAGACCGAATTGTAAAAGAGGCGGGTAACTCTGGTATTACAATCGATATTTGGGCGGGTCTCGGCTTAGGCTACAGGTACTTTAATAAGCAGTATGATGAGGGTATCGGTGAAGATCGCCTTTTTGATGAAATTTCTCAATCTCCCTTCGCTATCTATCCCCGTCTGGGCATCAACGTAGGCTACATTTTTAATTTTAAGACGAAGTGA
- a CDS encoding tryptophan 2,3-dioxygenase family protein, producing MNYSDIDEKVLDRIQKLKEKYGASGQDLLSYLDGLLYADYLTYWDYIHLDTLLTLQVPRTSFPDENIFIIYHQISELYFKLIRLEMEQLSEAGKPDAGTYLMRLNRINRYFEHLVSSFDVMVDGMDQQQFLAFRMSLLPSSGFQSGQYRLIELQATTLKNLVENVEKVNLSPDADEEKLIQQLYWRKGATELATGNKTLTLRQFEDKYAEEFLHAARKYKDTNLYSLYQQYFSEADEKDALVEALRKLDYLANVGWRLAHYKAAVRYLHKDPEDIAATGGTNWQKYLPPRFQRTIFYPELWSEAEKEDWGKRWVFKEVFNKEE from the coding sequence ATGAATTATTCCGACATAGACGAAAAGGTACTGGACAGAATCCAAAAGCTAAAAGAAAAGTACGGTGCTTCCGGACAGGATCTGCTGTCATACCTTGATGGACTACTATACGCAGACTACCTTACTTACTGGGACTACATTCACCTGGACACCTTGCTAACTCTTCAGGTACCCAGGACCTCCTTTCCTGATGAAAATATTTTCATCATTTACCACCAGATCAGTGAGCTTTACTTCAAGCTGATTCGTCTGGAGATGGAGCAGTTAAGTGAAGCAGGAAAACCGGACGCAGGTACCTATCTGATGCGTCTAAATCGCATAAACCGCTACTTTGAGCACCTAGTGAGTAGCTTCGATGTCATGGTGGATGGTATGGATCAACAACAATTTCTCGCCTTCCGGATGTCTCTGCTACCTTCTTCGGGCTTTCAGTCCGGGCAGTACCGTCTTATAGAGTTGCAGGCAACTACGCTGAAGAACCTGGTGGAAAATGTAGAAAAGGTGAATCTCTCTCCTGATGCCGATGAGGAAAAGCTAATTCAGCAACTGTATTGGCGAAAAGGCGCTACGGAATTAGCTACTGGTAATAAGACTCTTACTCTCAGGCAGTTTGAAGATAAATATGCTGAGGAGTTTCTCCATGCTGCAAGAAAGTACAAGGACACTAATTTGTACAGTCTCTACCAGCAGTATTTTAGTGAGGCTGATGAAAAAGATGCCCTGGTGGAGGCTCTTCGTAAGCTTGATTACCTGGCTAATGTGGGGTGGAGACTGGCGCACTACAAAGCAGCTGTAAGGTACCTCCATAAGGATCCGGAAGATATTGCGGCAACGGGGGGTACTAATTGGCAAAAATATCTACCACCACGTTTTCAGCGCACCATTTTTTATCCTGAATTATGGTCTGAAGCAGAAAAAGAAGATTGGGGTAAGAGATGGGTCTTTAAGGAGGTTTTCAATAAGGAAGAGTAA
- a CDS encoding acyl-CoA dehydrogenase family protein, with the protein MAEFSTVAANGHAKSARQDLFESPDLYSVDDLLTDEHKLVRSSIRDFVKKEISPSIEEWAQENHFPYHLVKRFGDMGAFGPTIPEAYGGGGMDYISYGLIMQEIERGDSGLRSTASVQGSLVMYPIYKFGSEEQRNKYLPKLASGEWLGCFGLTEPDHGSNPGGMTTRITDEGDHYVLNGAKMWISNSPKADLAVVWAKDDNGRIKGVIVEKGMEGFTAPEIKSKWSLRASTTGELVFSNVKIPKENILPNKDGLGAPLMCLDSARYGIAWGALGAAMDCYDSARRYAMERIQFDKPIAGFQLVQKKLAEMLTEITKAQLVNWKLGKMMNEGKATTAQISMAKRNNVAVALEIAREARQIHGGMGITGEYPIMRHMMNLESVVTYEGTHDIHLLILGKEITGIQAFV; encoded by the coding sequence ATGGCCGAATTTTCAACAGTTGCTGCCAACGGACACGCTAAATCAGCCAGGCAGGACCTTTTCGAATCGCCCGATCTATATAGTGTAGACGACCTTCTTACCGATGAGCATAAGCTCGTAAGATCCTCCATAAGAGACTTCGTAAAGAAGGAAATCAGTCCTTCCATTGAAGAATGGGCACAGGAAAACCACTTCCCCTACCACCTTGTAAAACGCTTTGGTGACATGGGAGCTTTTGGCCCTACCATACCAGAAGCCTATGGCGGAGGCGGTATGGACTACATAAGCTATGGCCTGATTATGCAGGAGATTGAGCGTGGGGACAGTGGCCTCCGTTCTACTGCCTCTGTGCAGGGCTCATTGGTAATGTATCCTATCTATAAATTTGGCTCTGAAGAGCAAAGAAATAAGTACCTGCCCAAGCTGGCAAGTGGTGAATGGCTAGGTTGTTTTGGGCTTACAGAGCCTGACCACGGCTCTAACCCCGGGGGCATGACCACCCGCATCACAGATGAGGGAGACCACTACGTGCTTAACGGAGCTAAAATGTGGATCAGTAACTCCCCAAAAGCCGATCTGGCTGTGGTATGGGCTAAAGATGACAATGGCCGCATTAAAGGCGTAATCGTTGAGAAAGGTATGGAGGGCTTTACCGCCCCTGAAATTAAAAGCAAGTGGTCCCTACGGGCAAGTACAACTGGTGAACTTGTCTTTAGCAATGTGAAGATTCCCAAAGAGAATATCCTCCCTAATAAAGATGGCCTGGGAGCTCCGCTCATGTGCCTTGATTCTGCAAGGTATGGCATAGCCTGGGGCGCATTAGGCGCAGCTATGGATTGCTACGACAGTGCCCGTCGTTATGCTATGGAAAGAATACAGTTTGACAAACCCATCGCAGGTTTTCAGCTGGTGCAGAAAAAACTGGCAGAAATGCTTACCGAGATCACAAAGGCACAACTGGTAAACTGGAAACTTGGCAAAATGATGAATGAGGGCAAAGCCACTACCGCACAGATCAGTATGGCTAAACGTAACAATGTTGCTGTTGCCTTAGAAATAGCACGTGAGGCACGTCAGATACACGGCGGCATGGGTATTACAGGTGAATACCCAATAATGCGCCATATGATGAACCTCGAAAGTGTGGTAACCTATGAAGGCACTCATGATATACACCTATTAATTCTTGGCAAAGAGATCACTGGTATCCAGGCGTTTGTATAA
- a CDS encoding pinensin family lanthipeptide has translation MKKKMNISSLKVKSFVTNVDNELKVKGGAPDTYYGVNGCSLYRYPCFL, from the coding sequence ATGAAAAAGAAAATGAACATTTCCTCTTTGAAAGTGAAAAGCTTTGTAACAAATGTGGATAATGAGCTCAAAGTAAAAGGTGGTGCACCAGATACTTACTATGGAGTTAATGGATGCAGCCTATACAGATACCCCTGCTTCCTATAA
- a CDS encoding IS4 family transposase has product MSKVTLFSQIISLLPTANFRRIIQHHHSDKHSKGLSTRHHLISMLFCHLAKADSIRDVVQGMKAMSKNIVHLGIDRVPSKSSIAYMNKHRSWEVFRDFYYELQTHLQSGQPFERTGMKRLKRKVFILDSTTVPLSLQAFDWAHFRSRKGAVKLHTLLDYDGCLPAFIDMTEGKQHDIQAARTVNIPSGSVLVADRAYLDFKWLNDLDSTRVYFVIRAKSNLKAQLIADYAINGYKATDIISDRDICLKSPRSAEAYPGKLRLVRVWDSIQQKELTFLTNNFDWQAKTVADLYKSRWEIEVFFKQVKQNLKIKSFIGTSPNAVLIQVWTAMIVILLLKYLKQKAAFNWHLSNLVTFLRVSLFLKLDLYKWLDWPSFREDTPAEIQLSLFTSNNIRGA; this is encoded by the coding sequence ATGTCAAAAGTAACACTTTTCAGTCAGATAATCAGCCTTCTTCCCACGGCTAACTTTAGAAGAATAATCCAACATCATCATTCGGACAAGCACAGCAAAGGTTTGAGCACTCGTCACCACCTTATATCGATGCTGTTTTGCCATCTGGCAAAAGCAGACTCAATTAGAGATGTGGTGCAGGGCATGAAAGCTATGTCAAAAAACATCGTTCATTTGGGCATTGATCGAGTCCCCAGTAAGTCCTCTATTGCTTACATGAACAAGCATCGGTCCTGGGAGGTCTTCCGAGACTTTTACTATGAGTTGCAGACACACCTTCAGTCCGGACAGCCCTTCGAACGGACTGGTATGAAACGCCTGAAGCGTAAGGTGTTTATTTTGGACAGCACTACGGTTCCCTTATCGCTGCAGGCCTTTGACTGGGCCCATTTCCGCAGTAGAAAAGGGGCTGTCAAGCTACACACCTTACTGGACTATGACGGCTGTCTTCCTGCCTTTATCGACATGACAGAAGGCAAACAGCATGATATTCAGGCTGCAAGGACAGTAAATATACCCAGTGGTAGTGTATTGGTAGCAGACCGGGCTTACCTGGACTTCAAGTGGTTAAACGATTTGGACAGCACCAGGGTGTATTTTGTGATCAGAGCCAAAAGTAACCTGAAAGCACAACTGATAGCTGATTATGCCATCAATGGTTACAAGGCTACAGACATCATCAGTGACCGGGATATTTGCCTTAAAAGTCCCCGGTCGGCAGAAGCGTATCCGGGTAAACTCAGGCTGGTACGTGTTTGGGACAGCATACAGCAAAAGGAGCTCACCTTCCTGACCAATAACTTCGACTGGCAAGCAAAAACAGTTGCTGATTTGTATAAAAGCCGATGGGAGATCGAGGTGTTCTTTAAGCAGGTGAAGCAAAACCTGAAGATAAAGTCATTTATAGGCACCAGCCCCAACGCTGTGCTCATTCAGGTATGGACGGCTATGATCGTGATATTACTACTCAAATATCTGAAACAGAAAGCAGCATTCAACTGGCATCTGTCCAATTTGGTCACCTTTCTTAGAGTAAGCTTGTTCCTTAAATTAGACCTATATAAATGGCTGGACTGGCCAAGCTTTAGGGAAGACACACCTGCAGAAATACAATTAAGCTTATTTACGTCTAATAATATTAGGGGGGCTTGA
- the tnpA gene encoding IS200/IS605 family transposase — protein sequence MSKYRKLSHSFYYCVYHVVWTPKYRHRILRDIVADTLENKIKTICEWKEVKVEELNIQPDHVHLVCSIPPKLSVSDFMGILKGKTAIMMFKNFKSLRRKPYWGNHFWSRGYFVSTVGIDEEKIKRYVKYQEKEDKKEDGDIDIPLFDN from the coding sequence ATGAGCAAGTATCGTAAGCTATCGCATAGCTTTTACTATTGTGTCTATCATGTAGTATGGACCCCGAAGTACCGCCACCGTATACTTCGTGATATTGTTGCAGATACGTTGGAGAATAAGATAAAGACGATATGTGAATGGAAGGAGGTCAAGGTAGAAGAGTTGAACATTCAGCCAGATCACGTTCATTTGGTATGTAGTATACCTCCGAAACTTAGTGTATCAGACTTCATGGGTATTCTCAAGGGTAAGACAGCGATCATGATGTTTAAGAACTTCAAGAGTCTTCGCAGAAAACCCTATTGGGGCAATCATTTTTGGTCACGAGGCTATTTTGTAAGTACGGTAGGCATAGATGAAGAAAAGATAAAGCGGTATGTTAAGTATCAGGAGAAGGAAGATAAGAAAGAGGATGGGGATATAGATATCCCGCTATTCGATAACTGA